A DNA window from Brassica napus cultivar Da-Ae chromosome C1, Da-Ae, whole genome shotgun sequence contains the following coding sequences:
- the LOC106347099 gene encoding uncharacterized protein LOC106347099 produces the protein MRNVNNTVDTVNAAASAIVSAESRVQPSSVQKRKWGSWWSLYWCLGSQKNNKRIGHAVLVPEPVASGSAPVAPVQTSSSNSTSIFLPFIAPPSSPASFLQSGPSSVSHTPHGVVNAYSRNEPPSAFAIGPYANETQPVTPPVDSAVTTAPYTPPPESGRASCATPSSPEVPFAQLLTSSLERARRNGCGGVSQKFSAGHYEFRSHQVYPGSPGGNLISPGSVVSNSGTSSPYPGKCSIIEFRVGEPPKFLGFEHFTARKWGSRFGSGTITPAGQGSRLGSGALTPDGGSGGLGSKLGSGAVTPNGAEMVGLGSLLDSQISEVASLANSDDDGSSSRHGDEGGAVAHRVSFELTGEDVARCFASKLYGVGLDEKSNKWSDSVSGNELSEKLRTFSLGSSKEFKFDNTKEEVIEKTAEWWANEKVAGKGDNSPGNSSWSFFPVLRSGGFS, from the exons ATGAGAAACGTGAATAACACCGTCGACACGGTGAACGCCGCCGCTTCTGCCATCGTCTCCGCCGAGTCTCGAGTCCAACCGTCGTCAGTACAG aaGAGAAAATGGGGAAGCTGGTGGAGCTTGTACTGGTGTCTCGGATCCCAGAAGAACAACAAACGGATCGGTCACGCGGTTCTCGTACCCGAACCTGTTGCATCCGGATCAGCTCCGGTGGCTCCAGTCCAAACCTCGTCTAGCAACTCAACTTCGATATTCCTTCCTTTTATAGCTCCTCCTTCATCTCCAGCATCGTTTCTTCAGTCAGGTCCTTCCTCTGTGTCCCACACTCCTCACGGAGTCGTTAATGCGTATTCCCGCAACGAACCGCCTTCAGCCTTTGCTATTGGGCCTTACGCTAACGAAACTCAGCCCGTTACTCCACCTGTCGACTCCGCCGTCACAACTGCTCCCTACACGCCGCCTCCGGAGTCTGGTCGAGCGTCTTGCGCAACGCCTTCTTCCCCTGAGGTTCCTTTCGCTCAGTTACTTACTTCTTCGCTGGAACGAGCTAGGAGGAACGGTTGTGGTGGAGTGAGTCAGAAGTTTTCAGCGGGTCATTACGAGTTTCGGTCGCATCAAGTGTATCCAGGGAGTCCAGGTGGGAATCTGATCTCTCCTGGCTCGGTGGTGTCGAACTCTGGTACTTCTTCTCCTTACCCTGGTAAATGCTCCATCATCGAGTTTCGTGTCGGCGAGCCTCCGAAGTTTTTGGGGTTTGAGCACTTCACAGCGCGTAAATGGGGGTCGAGGTTCGGTTCTGGGACGATTACACCTGCTGGTCAAGGTTCGAGGTTGGGTTCGGGTGCTTTGACTCCTGATGGTGGAAGTGGAGGGCTTGGGTCAAAGCTTGGTTCTGGTGCCGTGACGCCAAATGGTGCAGAGATGGTGGGTTTAGGCAGTCTTTTGGATAGTCAGATCTCTGAGGTTGCGTCTTTGGCTAATTCTGATGATGACGGGTCGTCGTCAAGGCATGGTGATGAAGGTGGCGCGGTTGCTCATAGAGTTTCGTTTGAGTTGACTGGTGAAGACGTTGCGCGTTGTTTTGCAAGCAAGCTATACGGTGTTGGTTTAGATGAGAAATCGAACAAATGGAGTGACTCGGTTTCTGGTAACGAGCTGAGTGAGAAGTTGAGAACGTTTTCGTTAGGGTCGAGCAAAGAGTTCAAGTTTGATAACACGAAAGAGGAGGTGATAGAGAAGACAGCGGAGTGGTGGGCGAATGAGAAAGTTGCAGGAAAAGGTGATAACAGTCCAGGAAACAGCAGTTGGAGTTTCTTTCCTGTGTTACGGTCTGGAGGATTCAGTTGA
- the LOC106347100 gene encoding rRNA 2'-O-methyltransferase fibrillarin 2 → MRPPLTGGRGGGGFSGGRGGGGFSGGRSGGRGRAGGRGFGDRGGGGGRSGRGMRGRGERGRNGRGAPGRGGMKGGSKVIVEPHRHPGVFIAKGKEDALVTKNLVPGEAVYNEKRISVQNEDGTKTEYRVWNPFRSKLAAAILGGVDNIYIKPGAKVLYLGAASGTTVSHVSDIVGPEGCVYAVEFSHRSGRDLVNMAKKRTNIIPIIEDARHPAKYRMLVGMVDVVFADVAQPDQARIVALNSSFFLKTGGHFIISIKANCIDSTVPAEAVFQSEVKKLQQEQFKPAEQVTLEPFERDHACVVGTYRAPKKTKVAA, encoded by the exons ATGAGACCTCCTCTAACTGGTG gacgtggtggtggtggctttAGCGGCGGACGTGGTGGCGGTGGGTTCAGTGGTGGACGTTCTGGAGGAAGAGGAAGGGCAGGAGGAAGAGGTTTCGGTGACCGTGGCGGTGGCGGTGGTCGCAGCGGTAGAGGCATGAGAGGTAGAGGAGAGCGTGGTCGCAACGGTAGAGGAGCACCAGGACGTGGTGGAATGAAGGGAGGTAGCAAGGTGATTGTGGAGCCACACAGACACCCAGGAGTGTTCATTGCAAAGGGTAAGGAGGATGCTCTTGTCACTAAGAACTTGGTTCCTGGTGAGGCTGTTTACAACGAGAAGAGAATCTCTGTTCAG AATGAAGATGGGACCAAGACTGAGTACAGGGTGTGGAATCCTTTCCGTTCAAAGTTGGCTGCTGCTATTCTCGGTGGTGTTGATAACATTTATATC AAACCTGGTGCTAAAGTTCTATACCTTGGTGCTGCTTCTGGAACAACAGTCTCTCACGTGTCTGACATTGTTGGACCT GAGGGATGTGTTTACGCTGTTGAGTTCTCTCACCGAAGTGGTAGAGATTTGGTGAACATGGCGAAGAAGAGAACTAATATCATTCCAATCATTGAGGATGCTAGACACCCTGCTAAATACAGAATGCTTGTCGGCATGGTTGATGTTGTCTTCGCTGATGTTGCTCAGCCTGATCAG GCTAGGATCGTGGCTTTGAACTCAAGCTTCTTCCTCAAAACAGGAGGTCACTTTATTATCTCAATCAAG GCAAACTGTATTGACTCAACGGTTCCGGCAGAAGCAGTGTTTCAGAGTGAAGTGAAGAAGCTGCAACAGGAGCAGTTCAAGCCAGCAGAGCAAGTGACGCTTGAGCCATTTGAGCGTGATCATGCCTGTGTCGTCGGTACATACCGTGCGCCTAAGAAGACCAAGGTTGCTGCTTAG
- the LOC106347102 gene encoding protein DETOXIFICATION 35, whose product MDPTTPLLSHGGKVEDYAPARTWSDVKRVLCTESAKLWLIAAPIGFNVICQYGVSSVTNIFVGHIGEVELSAVSISLSVIGTFSFGFLLGMGSALETLCGQAFGAGQVHMLGIYMQRSWIILFVSCLLLLPIYIFATPVLRLLGQAEEIAVPAGQFTLLTIPQLFSLALNFPTSKFLQAQSKVTVIAWIGFVALLLHVGMLWLFIIVFGWGTNGAALAFNITQWEITISQIVYVIGWCNEGWTGLSWLAFKEIWAFVRLSIASAVMLCLEIWYMMSIIVLTGHLDDPVIAVGSLSICMNLNGVEAMLFIGINAAISVRVSNELGLGRPRAAKYSVYVTVFQSLLIGLVFMVAIILAKDHFAIIFTSSEVLQRAVSKLAYLLGITMVLNSVQPVISGVAIGGGWQGLVAYINLGSYYIFGLPFGYFLGYKANLGVMGLWAGMISGIALQTLLLMFVLYKTNWNKEVAETSERMKKWGGSTETKSKEVLA is encoded by the exons ATGGATCCTACGACGCCGTTACTTTCCCACGGTGGCAAGGTGGAGGATTACGCTCCGGCGAGAACCTGGAGCGATGTGAAGCGAGTTTTGTGTACTGAGTCGGCGAAACTGTGGTTGATCGCTGCTCCCATTGGCTTCAACGTCATTTGCCAGTACGGCGTCAGCTCAGTCACCAACATCTTCGTCGGCCACATCGGTGAGGTCGAGCTCTCCGCcgtctctatctctctctccgTCATCGGCACCTTCTCCTTCGGCTTTCTG CTTGGCATGGGAAGTGCACTTGAAACACTGTGTGGTCAAGCATTTGGAGCTGGTCAAGTCCACATGTTAGGAATTTACATGCAGAGATCCTGGATCATCTTGTTCGTTTCCtgcctcctcctccttcctATTTACATCTTTGCCACTCCAGTTCTGAGACTTCTCGGCCAAGCAGAGGAGATAGCCGTTCCAGCTGGACAATTCACTCTCCTCACCATCCCTCAGCTCTTCTCGCTGGCTTTGAACTTCCCAACCTCCAAGTTCCTTCAAGCGCAGAGCAAAGTAACTGTCATTGCTTGGATTGGGTTCGTTGCTCTTCTCCTACACGTTGGTATGCTGTGGCTGTTTATCATCGTGTTCGGCTGGGGAACAAACGGTGCTGCTTTGGCGTTTAATATCACCCAGTGGGAAATTACAATCTCTCAGATCGTTTATGTGATTGGTTGGTGTAACGAAGGGTGGACTGGTTTATCATGGTTGGCTTTTAAGGAGATATGGGCCTTTGTTAGACTCTCCATTGCATCTGCTGTTATGCTTTGTCTTGAAATCTGGTATATGATGAGTATCATCGTCCTTACTGGTCATCTTGATGACCCTGTTATCGCTGTTGGTTCACTTTCTATATG CATGAATCTCAATGGTGTGGAGGCAATGTTGTTCATCGGAATAAACGCAGCTATAag TGTCCGTGTCTCCAACGAGCTTGGCTTAGGCCGTCCACGAGCAGCGAAATACTCTGTCTATGTCACGGTGTTCCAGTCTCTCCTCATCGGTCTTGTCTTTATGGTGGCTATCATCTTAGCCAAAGACCATTTTGCTATCATTTTCACAAGCAGCGAAGTACTTCAACGTGCAGTGTCTAAGCTAGCTTATCTTCTTGGTATAACCATGGTTCTCAACAGCGTGCAGCCTGTTATTTCCG GTGTGGCTATTGGAGGTGGTTGGCAAGGCTTAGTGGCTTATATCAACTTGGGTAGTTACTACATTTTTGGCCTTCCCTTTGGGTATTTTCTTGGTTACAAAGCAAACTTGGGAGTGATG GGACTTTGGGCTGGAATGATATCAGGAATAGCGCTTCAAACGTTGTTACTGATGTTTGTTCTGTACAAGACAAACTGGAATAAAGAG GTGGCGGAGACGAGTGAACGTATGAAGAAATGGGGAGGGAGTACTGAAACAAAATCAAAGGAAGTACTTGCGTGA